A window of the Fusarium fujikuroi IMI 58289 draft genome, chromosome FFUJ_chr09 genome harbors these coding sequences:
- a CDS encoding dehydrogenase-like protein produces the protein MTTPVWFITGSSNGLGLLLSLRVLKAGHRAIATVRDTARSADAVRQIEEAGGRIITIDLTESKASITKKVQDAEKVYGRIDFLVNNAGYSVLGGIELFTEAEAEHQIQTNFFGPLYTIQAALPGMRSQGSGTIINISSIAGQDAQPSCGLYSASKFALEGLSESLSKEVKEFGINVLLVEPGAFRTNFLEASIKSNISGEKAYQGTLLEATLQKFEKAAGKQPGDPSNAVEIIFEVATGEGAAGHLKGKILRLPLGQDCFTRLNKKLDLLQHDIEATREVGITTDLDEK, from the exons ATGACAACTCCTGTTTGGTTCATTACCGGAAGCTCCAACGGCCTTGGCCTACTTCTCAGCTTGAGAGTCTTGAAAGCAGGACACAGAGCCATTGCAACTGTCCGAGACACAGCGAGATCAGCCGATGCTGTCCGCCAAatcgaagaagctggaggaagGATCATCACCATTGACCTGACTGAATCCAAGGccagcatcaccaagaaaGTGCAAGATGCAGAGAAGGTTTATGGGAGGATCGACTTTTTGGTGAATAACGCTGGGTACTCCGTCTTGGGAGGTATCGAGCTCTTTAC GGAGGCCGAGGCCGAACATCAGATCCAGACGAACTTTTTTGGTCCTTTATACACTATTCAAGCTGCCCTCCCCGGAATGAGAAGTCAGGGCTCCGGTACTATCATCAACATTAGCAGTATCGCTGGCCAAGATGCCCAACCCAGCTGCGGACTCTACAGTGCCAGCAAGTTCGCTCTTGAAGGTCTGAGCGAGAGTTTGTCTAAGGAGGTCAAAGAGTTCGGCATCAATGTTTTGCTGGTTGAGCCCGGTGCGTTCCGTACAAATTTCCTGGAGGCCAGCATTAAGAGCAATATTTCTGGCGAAAAGGCATATCAAGGGACGTTGTTGGAAGCAACACTTCAGAAGTTTGAGAAGGCAGCTGGAAAGCAGCCTGGAGATCCCAGTAACGCAGTGGAAATCATCTTCGAGGTGGCCACGGGCGAGGGAGCAGCAGGTCATCTAAAGGGAAAGATCCTGAGATTACCCTTGGGCCAAGATTGCTTTACTCGTCTGAAtaagaagcttgatcttcttcagcatgaTATTGAAGCAACACGAGAGGTGGGTATCACAACGGACCTAGACGAGAAGTAG
- a CDS encoding probable bifunctional purine biosynthetic protein — MTEKDLLVLVIGKGAREHALAWQLSQSRSVKHVFVFPGNAGTHEVAACNNTAGISSLEGVSSSEYHDLAKRAKELGIGLVVVGPDDDVVNGIEEFFRKVGVPCFGPSREAAELEGSKVFAKEFMNRFGIPTAHHRSFDNLEAASVYVRHVFTDKDHRIVIKVDGLAAGKGVVLPETPEEALEDLRSLMSDGKFSTAGSSVVIEEYMGGYEISILTFSDGKTFFSLPPGQDHKRILEGNKGPNTGGMGVYSPVPMVTPDVLQKIDEVILKPTFDALAKEGRPFCGLLFTGVMVTKSGPKVIEYNVRFGDPETQSSMLLIHEDTDLARVMLSCTNGTLAQVKNTIRIKSGFACNVVIASGGYPGDYKTGKVAALSSPPEGVVVFHAGTRKEDRLLKTAGGRVFSVTAYGDTLEEARRKAYMGVDCVSFEDMVYRKDIALEGLAK; from the exons ATGACTGAAAAAGACCTCCTGGTGCTTGTTATCGGGAAAGGTGCCCGAGAGCATGCCTTGGCCTGGCAGCTGAGTCAATCCAGATCAGTCAAACATGTTTTCGTATTCCCTGGCAATGCTGGCACACATGAGGTTGCAGCCTGCAACAACACAGCCGGGATTTCCTCCCTGGAAGGCGTCAGCAGCTCGGAATATCACGATTTGGCGAAGCGTGCCAAGGAACTCGGTATAGGTTTGGTAGTTGTTGGGCCTGATGACGATGTGGTGAATGGCATCGAAGAATTCTTTCGCAAAG TTGGCGTGCCTTGCTTCGGACCTTCGCGCGAGGCCGCAGAACTTGAAGGCTCCAAAGTCTTTGCGAAGGAGTTCATGAATAGGTTTGGCATTCCGACTGCCCACCACCGGAGTTTTGACAACCTCGAGGCTGCCAGTGTATACGTGCGCCATGTTTTCACCGACAAAGACCACCGTATCGTCATCAAGGTAGACGGCCTCGCCGCAGGGAAGGGCGTAGTTCTCCCTGAAACACCAGAAGAAGCACTGGAAGATCTTCGCAGCCTCATGAGCGATGGCAAATTTTCTACGGCGGGCTCCTCGGTCGTAATCGAAGAGTACATGGGCGGGTACGAGATCAGCATCTTGACCTTTAGTGACGGCAAgaccttcttttctctcccaCCTGGGCAAGATCATAAGCGCATTCTAGAGGGAAACAAGGGACCCAACACTGGAGGCATGGGCGTTTACTCACCTGTGCCTATGGTGACCCCAGATGTCTTACAGAAGATTGATGAAGTCATCTTGAAACCTACATTTGATGCTCTTGCAAAAGAGG GCCGTCCTTTCTGTGGCCTCTTGTTCACTGGAGTCATGGTCACCAAATCGGGACCTAAAGTCATCGAGTACAACGTTCGCTTCGGCGACCCAGAAACCCAAAGCTCGATGCTTCTTATCCATGAAGACACCGACCTCGCGAGGGTCATGCTGTCATGTACAAATGGGACACTCGCACAAGTGAAAAACACCATCAGAATTAAGTCAGGTTTTGCATGCAATGTTGTTATTGCATCCGGCGGATACCCAGGGGACTACAAAACTGGAAAGGTTGCCGCACTGAGTTCTCCGCCTGAGGGGGTGGTTGTCTTTCATGCTGGGACCCGTAAGGAGGACCGTTTGTTGAAGACCGCGGGAGGGCGTGTCTTTTCGGTTACTGCTTACGGTGATACCCTTGAAGAGGCACGTCGCAAGGCATATATGGGTGTCGACTGTGTATCTTTCGAAGACATGGTGTACAGGAAGGATATTGCTCTGGAGGGTCTAGCCAAATAA
- a CDS encoding related to sterigmatocystin biosynthesis P450 monooxygenase STCS, which produces MWLLGLQDDGSSLLTRLLRFSGVILAALLAYAFRKGYRVRKKFQALKDQGIPIMKHSMILGHLEVVGKLVSTLPPDAHGDYLMLKIQENWRELFPQCTKCPPVAYIDTWPFTAPMVISLSANVSAQFTQEHSLPKAYEQKHVLYPLTKNRDLASMEGAEWKVWRKRLSPAFSIQNINSRLPDILEEVEDFANVLKSKAGKDGEWGEVFPLGDATANLTLDVIIRLFLNIRIHEQWGRSSPVCAALLDSISRLYFFVNPANFIQYCNPWRHFRLWQNYRTLVKSFTPALQERMNKLQQDRTAKGKTLVDLIVQALEAERAEQKGAGQDSRDQSSMELDADFLEMAIGQINTFLFAGFDITAATIAWLFRLLSEYPDVLAKLREEHDAVLSPNAWGAADVIRENPQLLNQLPYTLAVLRESMRYHTNVGSMRRGEPGFFLVGPPGSDPGFEGKKLPTEDFIVWDGSYAIHRDPDIWHRAWEFLPERFLVTDPEDPLYPPPNGWRSFEAGPRVCIGQHLATVEIKLAMVLVARCFDVECAWEEWDQINGTTNSEKARPTVWGDRCYQVGTDSPPRVKNGMPVHVRTRGL; this is translated from the exons ATgtggcttcttgggcttcaagATGACGGCTCCTCGCTCCTCACGCGCCTCCTCCGCTTCTCAGGCGTGATACTGGCCGCATTACTCGCCTACGCCTTTCGAAAAGGTTACCGAGTTCGCAAAAAGTTCCAGGCCCTCAAGGATCAGGGGATC CCCATTATGAAACATTCTATGATTCTCGGTCaccttgaagttgttggGAAACTCGTCTCAACACTTCCACCTGACGCCCACGGCGATTACCTGATGCTAAAGATTCAAGAGAACTGGCGAGAACTCTTCCCTCAATGCACAAAATGCCCACCCGTTGCTTATATCGATACGTGGCCCTTCACGGCCCCAATGGTTATCTCTCTCAGCGCAAATGTTTCGGCTCAGTTCACACAAGAACACTCATTACCCAAGGCTTATGAACAAAAGCATGTTCTCTATCCCCTCACAAAGAACCGAGATTTGGCCTCTATGGAGGGTGCGGAGTGGAAGGTCTGGCGTAAAAGACTGAGCCCAGCTTTCAGTATTCAAAACATCAACAGTCGTTTACCAGACATTCTTGAAGAGGTGGAGGACTTTGCCAATgttctcaagagcaaagCAGGAAAAGACGGAGAATGGGGCGAGGTCTTCCCACTTGGAGATGCCACTGCCAATCTCACTCTCGATGTTATCATTCGCCTCTTTCT GAACATTCGCATCCACGAGCAGTGGGGAAGAAGCTCACCTGTTTGTGCCGccctccttgacagcattTCTAGGTTGTACTTCTTCGTCAATCCTGCCAACTTCATCCAATACTGCAATCCGTGGCGCCATTTCAGACTCTGGCAGAACTACAGAACTCTTGTCAAAAGCTTCACACCTGCCCTTCAAGAACGCATGAACAAGCTTCAGCAGGATCGCACAGCGAAGGGAAAGACACTGGTCGATCTAATCGTACAGGCTCTCGAGGCCGAGAGAGCTGAACAGAAAGGAGCGGGACAGGACAGCAGGGACCAATCGAGCATGGAGCTTGACGCTGACTTCCTGGAGATGGCAATTGGACAGATCAATACTTTCCTCTTCGCAGGTTTTGATATCACTGCGGCAACTATTGCTTGGCTTTTCCGCTTGCTCAGCGAATATCCAGATGTTTTGGCCAAATTGCGAGAGGAGCATGATGCAGTCCTTAGCCCGAATGCCTGGGGTGCTGCAGATGTGATAAGGGAGAACCCGCAGTTGCTGAACCAGCTCCCTTACACACTAGCTGTACTTCGAGAATCTATGCGTTATCATACCAATGTCGGTTCAATGCGTCGTGGCGAGCCCGGGTTCTTCCTCGTGGGTCCGCCAGGCTCTGATCCTGGATTCGAGGGGAAGAAGCTGCCAACTGAGGACTTCATTGTTTGGGATGGGTCATATGCAATCCATCGTGACCCTGACATCTGGCATAGAGCCTGGGAGTTTCTTCCAGAACGTTTTCTTGTCACTGATCCGGAGGATCCATTGTACCCGCCACCCAACGGCTGGCGTTCATTCGAGGCTGGGCCACGGGTTTGCATCGGGCAGCATCTTGCCACCGTTGAGATAAAACTAGCCATGGTACTGGTAGCGAGATGCTTCGATGTAGAGTGTGCATGGGAAGAATGGGACCAGATCAA TGGAACTACAAACTCTGAAAAGGCACGACCGACTGTCTGGGGTGATCGTTGCTATCAAGTTGGGACAGATTCGCCGCCACGAGTCAAGAATGGTATGCCTGTGCATGTCAGGACGCGTGGACTGTAG
- a CDS encoding SOU1-like sorbitol utilization family protein , which yields MSVSVEDATKVREGFPKPFPNIPNNVLEQLRLNGKVLVVNGAADGLGYAVAEGYAEAGGNVALWYNSNDAAIDKARLLSEQHGIKASAYKVDVSDSQQIQDALEAVLDDFGKIDVYVANAGMAISKPILEQTLEEYRKQMSVNVDGVVFSAKYAGEIFKRQGFGNFIITSSMSAHIVNVPTDQPVYNGSKAFITHFGKSLAREWREFARVNIVSPGFFDTKMGASPEALNEAYRMAVLGRQGHVKEIKGLYLYLASDASTYMTGSDLLIDGGYVLP from the exons ATGTCTGTGTCAGTCGAAGATGCCACCAAAGTGCGAGAGGGTTTCCCTAAACCCTTTCCCAATATTCCCAACAATGTGCTGGAGCAGCTTCGCTTGAATGGAAAGGTCCTCGTTGTCAACGGAGCTGCCGATGGTCTAGGGTATGCGGTAGCTGAGGGCTACGCTGAGGCAGGCGGAAATGTTGCTCTTTGGTATAACTC GAATGACGCTGCCATTGACAAGGCTCGACTGCTCTCAGAGCAACATGGCATCAAGGCATCTGCTTACAAGGTCGACG TATCCGACTCACAGCAAATTCAAGATGCCCTAGAGGCCGTTCTTGACGATTTTGGCAAAATCGATGTCTATGTTGCAAATGCAG GCATGGCAATTTCAAAACCCATCCTTGAGCAAACTCTGGAAGAATACAGGAAGCAGATGTCGGTGAATG TTGACGGAGTTGTGTTCTCTGCCAAATACGCCGGCGAGATTTTCAAGCGTCAGGGTTTCGGGAACTTCATTATCACCTCCAGCATGAGTGCCCATATCGTCAACGTACCAACTGATCAGCCAGTCTATAACGGGAGCAAGGCCTTTATAACACACTTTGGAAAGTCTCTCGCTAGGGAATGGCGTGAGTTCGCTCGTGTGAATATCGTATCTCCTGGTTTCTTTGATACAAAGATGGGTGCAAGCCCCGAGGCGCTTAATGAGGCGTATCGCATGGCCGTTCTTGGAAGACAGGGACACgtcaaagagatcaaggGTCTTTACTTATACCTTGCTAGCGATGCTTCAACTTACATGACTGGAAGCGATCTTCTGATTGATGGAGGCTACGTGTTGCCATAA
- a CDS encoding probable xylitol dehydrogenase, translating to MSETNPSCFLYGPEDARFGERPIPQIEDPHDVIVKIAYTGVCGSDVHFWTEGGFARKVSERHPLVMGHEASGIIYKAGAAVSNLEPGDRVAIEPGFSCKSCTYCKSGRYNLCQNMKFAADPPSTHGTLSRYFKIPEDFAYKIPDSVSLEEAVLVEPLGVAVHGVRLADVRPGHIVIVQGAGAVGYLTAATAWAYGAKQVVITDINTKKLEFAEKGLKCQTYKPQSNSASTPEQEAARLKQETGLVDGADVVLECTGVESSAQLGIYSLRRGGVFVQIGLGKAMQTLPLHAMCEREMVLKTSFRYGPGDFDIALGLLESGKVSVSSLISSVAPFNQAPEAWKKTMNGEGIKNLIQGVQD from the exons ATGAGTGAGACG AACCCATCATGTTTTCTGTATGGCCCTGAAGACGCTCGCTTCGGTGAAAGGCCAATCCCTCAGATTGAAGATCCGCATGATGTAATTGTGAAGATTGCATACACAGGTGTTTGTGGTAGCGAT GTTCATTTCTGGACAGAAGGCGGGTTTGCAAGAAAGGTTTCTGAGAGGCATCCTCTGGTGATGGGCCATGAAGCTTCCGGAATCATCTACAAAGCCGGCGCAGCGGTTTCGAACCTCGAGCCTGGTGACCGCGTGGCTATTGAACCGGGCTTCTCATGTAAGAGTTGCACATACTGCAAATCCGGACGATACAATCTCTGCCAGAATATGAAGTTCGCTGCGGATCCCCCTTCGACGCACGGAACGCTTTCTCGATATTTCAAGATCCCAGAGGACTTCGCGTATAAGATTCCCGACTCCGTCAGCCTGGAAGAGGCTGTACTCGTGGAACCTTTGGGTGTCGCTGTCCATGGTGTTCGTCTCGCCGATGTACGGCCTGGCCATATAGTCATAGTCCAAGGAGCGGGGGCTGTGGGCTATCTCACAGCGGCAACAGCGTGGGCCTATGGAGCCAAGCAGGTTGTCATCACCGATATCAACACGAAAAAACTTGAGTTTGCAGAAAAAGGTCTCAAGTGCCAAACCTATAAGCCCCAATCGAATTCCGCTTCAACACCTGAACAGGAAGCTGCTAGGTTGAAACAAGAGACTGGTCTTGTCGATGGTGCTGACGTTGTCCTGGAATGCACCGGAGTCGAATCATCAGCCCAACTTGGTATCTATTCTTTGAGACGCGGAGGTGTTTTTGTTCAAATTGGACTTGGCAAAGCTATGCAGACTTTGCCTCTTCATGCCATGTGCGAGAGAGAAATGGTATTGAAAACCTCGTTTCGATATGGCCCTGGGGATTTTGACATTgctcttgggcttcttgaatCCGGAAAGGTGTCAGTTTCGTCTCTGATTAGTAGCGTTGCTCCCTTCAATCAAGCTCCGGAAGCGTGGAAGAAAACTATGAATGGTGAGGGAATCAAGAATCTGATTCAAGGGGTCCAGGATTGA
- a CDS encoding related to microsomal dipeptidase precursor, translating into MADSSPTVASPPRRNSQQANTPQSTTSTNNNRDGALVLHASSSATAWWSRFRYPVITAGIVLFISPFTFLWSGQESIDPANYAERTKRILKTTPLIDGHNDLPFMLRLELKNRIYDERFDFTNRLLGHTDLQRLRQGMVGGQFWSVYVDCDEQQKHFEDPSWIVRDTLEQIDVTRRFIREHPKDLEYCDTAACARKAFKSGRIASMIGIEGGHQVGGSIASLRQMYELGARYMTITHNCDNAFGMAASTVASGTADTGLAKLGKVAIREMNRLGMMVDLSHVSHQTMRDVLSIARAPVIFSHSGAYAIEPHLRNVPDDVLRQVNHNGGIVMAVFLNRFLNMKHPEQASIHDVADHIFHIAEVCGWTCVGIGADFFGMSNVPIGLEDVSKYPSLMEVLMQRGATDEQIRLLAGENILRVWGNIEKSAKTIQATGEKPVEEEYEGREWHKGFSTDPYMLRGGLEEALRNGAKIEEDVFDLDAEGRPKILST; encoded by the exons ATGGCCGACTCGTCACCGACTGTGGCCTCGCCACCCCGACGAAATAGCCAGCAGGCGAACACTCCCCAATCAACGACGTCAACTAATAACAATCGCGATGGGGCGTTGGTACTGCACGCCAGTTCCTCAGCCACAGCTTGGTGGTCACGATTTCGATATCCAGTCATTACCGCTGGGATCGTGCTCTTCATAAGTCCATTTACCTTCTTATGGTCTGGCCAAGAGTCAATTGATCCCGCGAATTATGCAGAGCGTACCAAGCGAATCCTCAAGACGACGCC TTTAATTGACGGCCATAATGATCTACCGTTCATGCTCCGCCTTGAACTCAAGAACCGCATCTACGATGAACGTTTCGACTTTACTAATCGATTGCTGGGCCATACAGATTTACAGCGGCTGAGGCAAGGCATGGTCGGAGGTCAATTCTGGAGCGTCTATGTAGACTGCGATGAACAGCAAAAGCACTTTGAGGATCCTTCT TGGATCGTTCGAGACACGCTTGAACAAATTGATGTGACTCGGCGCTTCATCCGAGAGCACCCCAAAGACTTGGAGTATTGCGATACGGCGGCCTGCGCTAGAAAGGCCTTCAAATCAGGCCGCATCGCAAGCATGATTGGCATTGAAGGTGGCCACCAGGTTGGTGGCAGCATTGCAAGCCTTCGGCAGATGTATGAACTGGGAGCACGATACATGACTATTACCCACAACTGTGACAATGCATTCGGAATGGCAGCTTCGACTGTTGCCTCTGGAACTGCAGATACCGGACTTGCAAAGCTTGGAAAGGTAGCTATCAGAGAGATGAATAGGCTGGGAATGATGGTTGATCTATCACACGTTTCTCATCAGACAATGAGGGATGTTCTCAGTATTGCTCGAGCGCCGGTGATCTTCTCGCATTCTGGAGCATACGCCATTGAGCCACATCTTCGAAATGTCCCCGACGATGTTCTTCGACAGGTCAACCACAACGGCGGCATAGTTATGGCCGTGTTCCTCAACCGCTTCCTCAACATGAAGCATCCTGAACAAGCATCAATACACGATGTGGCTGATCATATCTTCCACATCGCAGAAGTCTGTGGCTGGACTTGCGTTGGAATCGGTGCGGATTTCTTTGGCATGTCAAACGTGCCTATTGGGCTAGAGGATGTTTCCAAGTATCCCAGCTTGATGGAGGTGCTCATGCAGCGAGGTGCAACAGATGAGCAGATCCGTCTGCTCGCAGGAGAAAATATTCTCCGAGTTTGGGGGAATATTGAAAAGAGTGCTAAAACAATCCAGGCTACTGGTGAGAAACCCGTCGAAGAGGAATATGAAGGACGAGAGTGGCATAAGGGATTTTCAACTGATCCCTACATGCTGAGGGGAGGCCTTGAGGAGGCCTTGAGGAATGGGGCCAAGATTGAGGAAGACGTTTTCGATTTAGATGCCGAAGGAAGACCTAAAATTCTGTCTACTTAG